ACATATTCACAATTTTTAGCTCAAAAAACTCCTACTTGTTGTGTCTCTCTTTCATCCTTCTACAATAATACGATTGTGCCATGTCCAACATGCACTTGTGGATGCCAAAACAATGACACTCATCCTGGAAGTTGTGTAAAGTAAGCATTCATTTCTTTTCTCTCATACATAAAACACAAAAAATAATTAGCTTTTCTTTTCTTTGAGTAAATTAcccgaatggtccctatggtttggggtaatttgcacatttggtccctaacttatttttttaactcggaaggtccctactgtttgtttttgttgtgcgcttggtccctgtcttacctaaaaagactattttgcccttgatttttttaatttatttaaataaacacacaccCTCAAACCCACTTccacctcaccttaccttacctatcccaccttatttaaataaattaaaaaatcaagggcaaaatagtctttttaggtaagacagggaccaaacgtgcaacaaaaacaaactctagggaccttccgagttaaaataataagttagggaccaaacatgcaaattaccccaaaccatagggaccattcgtgtaatttactccttTTTCTTTTAAACAATATCATTGCTAAATCTTCTAATGTTTctatctttatcatcatcatcatcatcatatcaAATTTGATAATTTCTCTTTCaaattttcaactattttgcagcCCAAACTCACCATATCTAGCTTCAGTTGTTAATGGACCTGGTAAGAACAGCTTAACACCTCTTGTTCAATGCACAAGACACATGTGTCCAATTCGTGTTCATTGGCATGTGAAACTCAACTACAAGGAGTATTGGCGAGTGAAAGTCACAATCACAAATTTCAATTTCAGAATGAATTATTCACAATGGAATTTAGTTGTTCAACACCCCAACTTTGATAACCTCACTCAAATTTTCAGCTTTAACTACAAGCCCTTAACCCCTTACTCTACTATAAGTAAGTAAATCATTCTCTTCTTCTCTTTGATAACTTGTTATAAGTTATAAGTTTAACATGTGTGTTGTGTTACAGATGATACTGCTATGCTATGGGGAGTTAAATTCTACAATGATTTTCTTAATCAAGCGGGACCTTTGGGAAATGTTCAATCCGAATTACTTTTTAGAAAAGATAAAACTACTTTTACTTTCAAAGAGGGTTGGGCTTTTCCACGTAGGATTTATTTTAATGGAGATAATTGTGTTATGCCACCTCCTGATGCTTACCCGTATCTCCCAAATGCAACTTCTCGTGTAAATTTCACTTTATTTGGTCTCTTGATCACATTTTTAGCGTTTTTCTTTCTCTTTGAGTAGGTAAATCCATGCATCATTTGTAGtgtttgaatatatatgaaattgTAGTACACAATAATATAAAACTTATGATTTTTTGTTCTTGGTTTGTAATTTAAACTTATTTATCGTGGTGGTAATTATTGTTGCGTGAAATTGTGTATCTTAACAACATTTGTATATAATCTCTTGTGTTGTTACAAAACTTGAAGTACTAACAAAGTGGGAGATAAATTGTGTGGAGATTAAAAGAGTAAGAACATGCACAAAGAAATGAATAATGTTAAGGGAGCAATTAGGGTTTTGGGAGTGGAGTTTGGTAGGAATGGATATGATTCGGGTGGAGGTAGAATGCATTCGTCACCATTAAAGTAGACTTTTCTAGGAAACGCCCATCCTTGTTTGAATGTGAATGTGTTTTGATCCTTTTGTAGTAGGACTTCGGATTGTACGTTTCCTGTGGGCCCGGCTTCCATTAGTAAGTCGTTGAAGAATTTCATGCCGTAGAACATACCCGTGTCATCTACATTGTGAAATTACAAAAATGTCCTTTAGCACATTGATTTCCAACTTAGCACTAACAAATATTTTGGTCTTTGTGTTTTCTTAATAGTGATACCATCACCATCATTGTTCGATTTGTTTGATGAAATTGATGattagattgacaagtggcattaCATGTTTATCCATGTGTTAAGGTGGCATTGAGAATAAAAGATAGTCATCTCATTGCTACATTTGCACACAAATGCACATATGATTCCATAAATTCATCCGATCAACAATTTTGTCAAGTTTTGATAGAATTGTTGATTGAATGGACAATTGTTCTACTTATGTATGTGTATCATTGTGCTAATGTAGTATTGAgaataaaacatagacaattCATTGCCACATAGCAAGTAGATGCACAAGCAATGCCATATGATCGTGCAATCAATAAAATTTGTCAGATTTTGACAAAAATGTTGATTGGATGGATATGTGACATTATACATGTATCCTTGTGTTGATTTGGCCTCATGAATAAAAATCCATCTAATTGCACGTCAGCAAAAAAATACACAAGTAATGCCACATGTTCATTCTATTAACAATTTCTGTAAGCTTTTGTAGCTTTTGATAGAATCGTTAATTGGATGGACATGTGACAATTATCCTTGTGCCAACATGACATTGACATGAAAAAGGCATTTCATACCCATGTCAATGCAAGTAATGCCACATGTTCTTCCGATCAacaatcaaataattttttttttggaagcaCCACTTACTTATAGACGCGTATGGAACAAGGGGTTTGTAGTCGAAGCTAAAAACTTGAGTAACATTGTTGAGATTAGGATGTTGAACCACAAGCGTCCACTGCGTGTAGTTCATCCTATAATTGAAGTTTGTTACCGACACCTTTGCTCGCCAATAGTCTTTGTAGTTCTGCTTTACGTGCCAATGAACCCTCACGGGACACATATGTCGAGTGCATTGAAGCAATGGTGAATTATCTTTTTTCGGTGTGTTTACTCCAACAACACTTAGAAGCTTAGATTCACTCCTACAATCATCATCAAAACCATTAGGTTATCAAAAGATTATAGAAACCCTAAGGTCTCTTTTGTCACATGGGACATCAAAAAAACATGGTGTACAACATTTTGCATGCATTAGATTTTAAATTGGACATAAGATTGATGTCAATGAACACCCACAAAAGGTGCAAGACATACTCGCTCTTGACATCTGTTTATGCAAAAGATGTGAATGTCCTTCTCATTCTCATTATCCGAAACAACCCTAGAAGACTTGTCCAGTTATGTCCCATGTAACAAAAGCAGCCTAATTTACATTCAATAAATGTTAATCTTACTTGAcacatttgttcttattttcACAACCACATGCACACGTAGGACAAGCCGTGATAGTTTCATTGTAGAACGATGAGAACGAAACACAACAACTCGGGTGTTTTGTAGCCAAAAATTGTGAATATGTACACGTCACATTCCACGTCACTGCATCAAACATACCCCACccataagtcaaagtcaaagtcaaagccaaATTCAAACTTAGACTACATCCTCTTCAAAACAAAGAGCACTTACTTAAGGCTTGAGTTTTTCTTCTTCGATCAGGAGTCAAGAAAGTAGTTGGAGGAACCACCTTTGCAGGTCCACATGTGTACCCTGGTCCAGGACCTAGAAGAGTGAAATTCTTCGGAAGTTTGACCGTTTTATTTGTTGTCCCGGCTAGCCCAACGCTGACCTGGAAGGCTGAGACTGCAGCTGACGGATCTTGACCCCATGCCGCCACAACGCCGCCTTTGCAACAGTTTGCAATTTGTTGGTTGTAAGGGACTCCAGGTAGCAAGTCAACAACTGTAGGGGTCTTTTTGCAACAATGTGGAACATTGGCTTTGAACTTTGAACAGTCGCCTTGTTCGGTGGTTTGAGCCCCAACCATGGACCATATCACTTCTTTTTTAGCCCATGTCCACCCTAGGGTCCACCCTGGTGTCTGGATATGGCGATACATTTGGAAATTGTTCATTGTTACTGTTGCCTATAGTCAAAACATCAAGAATCTTCAAGTGATAAtcaagaaaatatattgttttcaTATATAGATGACCTCCTAACATACGAAAAAAAACCCGGGTCCATGCTCATGGGTCCATAATAGATATGTGACTAAAGTGAAAAAAAATATACAAGCAATAAAACTGAAAGTAAAGATGAACTAGAAAATATCAAGAATCTTAAAGCAAACATTAAGAATGTTCAAGAAACCATGAAGATAATATTTTTCATACCACATAACCATCTGGGGTCCAAGACATTATATCCCATTTGATCGTTATGTTTCCAGTTGGATCAAGAGGATCAAAAGCAGCTGCAAAACGATCAAATCTGTTAGAAAAACTCACATTCTTGTAGCTTTATGAATTTGAAAACTCGTAATACGTACCTGAGAAAGAACATAACACAAGAAAAACACAAGTAGAGATGATAATTCTCATCTCAACTTCTCGCGTTTCTTGAAATTTCCTCAAAAATTAAGATTCAAATTGACAAATTCTGATATATTGAGCAAGTTCACAGCTTTTCTGTTGGGGATGGGGTGAGTGTGTTATAGAGCTTGAAGATCGATGGCTTACCTACTGGTTGttagattttgaaatatttatataATAGAATACATACACACACTAAAAACACATATATATTAGATGTGGACATGTGGATTGACATTCATTGTGTGAATTTTAAATTTGTCTGTTGGGGTTTCTGTTTCTTGAAGCAAAGACTTTCTGTGATCAGATGAAGCAAAGAAAATAGGAAAAAGAAAGCGGGAGCTATTATTCCCAACGGCCACCTGTTCTGTCAAGAATGTGACACTTAAACTGATCGCATTTTACTCAATCATCACTTGACTAGGACTTGTCCTTTTTTGTAATTTGAAGTTCGATTGGACTTCTAGACATGTGAGAAATAGGTATTGGTTTCGGGTTTTTGTTGACAATTTTGTGGGGTATAACCGTCATTTTCATATTAAATTCGAAATGAACATGCTAACCTAATTATAATGTGATTAACAAGTTATAAAGATCGACTAATTCAAATTGAACTCTCGAATATGAAAGATCGGGTAACGACCATATGGAAAAAAGATCGGTGAGTATGAAAGATAGGCATAATGAACAAAAAGACCGGCTTTAGACAGGTCCTAAAAAAAGACCAAGATCGAACCGGTCTAAAACGATACCCGACCGAAAAAAGACCGACATGAAAAGACCcgtctttcatatatatatatatatatatatatatatatatatatatatatatatatatatatatatatatatatatatatatatatatatatatatatatatatatatataggagtaggattaAATAAGAACactaaaaaggttgagaatgcgaGAACAAAATATATTCATTTGcaattccatgtattcatttgaggagaaatgataaatttttacgcctttaatttcaaatgaagagaaaaagcatattcatgttgattgtgcataaaaatttatcatttctccacaaatgaatacatagaatcacaaatgaatatacatgttctcgcgttctcaaccttttaggtgttctcatttgatcctttccctatatatatatatatatatatatatatatatatatatatatatatatatatatatatatatatatatatatatatatatatatatatatatatatatatatatatatatatatatatatatatatatatatatatatatgaggattTTTCTTAaatatgctaatcattaccttaatatatacaaaaacatctttttttttttcgttttttttttaatttttagaaactatttttatcaaaaaaatgattttaaatataccaaaattcatgattttttattctctataaatagacatccatattgatatagttttaagataaaatatatatttttttatattttcagctatcgttattcataaccGAATAAAAATGCATCAGATTTTATTAAAGTACAtttgttattcacttatgaataaaaagtatgatttttttttccaatttaagtatcatttatatatgaatatagcatataataaacatagtatattcatattttaatattggacgatgcattcacttgtgaatattaacatagtatattcacttatgaatattagatgatatattcacttatgaatattaaatgatatttcatatgtgaatattatatagtattacatgatatatcacatgtgaatattacattgtGTATTCATtcgtgaatattagatgatatattcacttatgaatattacacagtatattcacatatgaatattacaaggtatattcacttgtgaatatattcacttatgaatatttaaaggtattttgacaaatatatataatttttatatgttattcacatatgaataacatacagacttgcatatttgttaataatcatatactgattcaggtgagaaaacatattcatatgtgaatataacgtggtaatttagtttatgcatttcatcaaacagttggaatgcatacaagttaactattttaaaaatgttaaaaacatcaagttatcaattccaaatcatcatatacttccgatttcgacttcagatgcgacatcctatgtctgatcgatttctcattttgattttgattttcgaAAATCCGATTGGGAACCTGTGAGTACCGATTCTGAGTCCTTCAGTGTCGACTGTGACTGCGAGTCCAGAATtccgattccaatttcatgaacaacGAAGAAATTCTGGTTTAGTTGAAAAAATCTGGATGATTATTGAAGGTTGGAGGAAAAATTTTGATGGTGAACGAACTgttatcgaattctctatagttacgtatttgagattgaaggttattaacatatttacaagtttgccaccatGTTTTTTTATGCTTAAATTAAATAAGtaactgagaatgattcccccattctcaaccttttttattttctcaattgaacccacctatatatatatatatatatatatatatatatatatatatatatatatatatatatatatatatatatatatatataggtgggttcaattgagaatgGTTTCAAATGGAcctatatatatcaaggttgtaaaaatcgtttgacggtagctcgatggtcgactggtgttaagggattaatcggtcttggcgaggattaatcgaggattaatcggggaccataaattattaataaaatattaaaattaattaaatattaatatatcataagaaaaacaagtacttcaaatTAGAAAATTGGAAAAGttgtaatttggaaatttggaaatacgaaaatatgaacattttggtataatatttgaaattttgaaaatttgaaaattttggagtaaaaaaagaaagttcgttttttgaatttttctaaaaaaaaaattaatttttttgacctttttttgactttttttttttcgatttttttgactttttttggatttttttgactttttttgaccgattaatcccgccaaacccgattaatcctCAATTTCCGATTAATGCCTTAATCCTCGACGGTTGAAGAACACCAAGCGACTAATCcacgattaatcgccgattaatccacgattaatcgccgattaatcccgatttctgcaaccatgatatatatatatatatatatatatatatatatatatatatatatataggttcaggctcatttgaaaccattctaattttgtgagaccgtgataccaaatctaaaactaattttaaaatgcaaaataaatggaaaaaatccaaaaaaaaaaattaaatattattttcggaacttgaattaactaaacaaaattaaaaaaaaaatcccgttttttttttgaaaaatacgtgaaatattctaatagaatattaaattgacatattctaaaaaataattttaaaatgcaaaataaatggaaaaatctaatttttttttaaagattattttcggaacttgaattaactcaaaaaaataaaaaaaatcccgttttttttttgaaaaatacgtgaaatattctaatagaatattacacagtacatattctaaaaaataattttaaaatgcaaaataaatagaaaaatccaatatatatatatatatatatatatatatatatatatatatatatatatatatatatatatatatatatatatatatatatatatatatataaggaaaagTTTAATAGAAAACCATTATTATTCAAGGAACCAATCCAAAGCGTCAGAATATAAAGCGATCAACGGCAAAAGGAagagttttaaattttttaatggACGCACATGTATCGGATTATAACAAAACCCACttcctttttttcattttaaattttttttaggccatgttttttatcgaaaaaaatctgaatataccgttgttcacgattttcgtcctctttccatagagatttatgatgatatataaaaaacgaattttttttcgaaaaaaaaacccacttaattttcttatttttttttcaatatttaacttttttttttctaaaaaaaactaattataccaaaaatattaattttttgttctctattaataaacatcaagaccgattaaaaaaaaacctcgaacagtgtagattcacactgtgaatctaaactgtaaatatttcaatttttaacattcacaatatgaaaaatatcgaacagtttagattcacattgtgaatctgagaaggttcacaaaaaaaaaaaaaactcgatcagtgtagattcacattgtgaatctaaactgtaaatattttaaattttaacatttaCAGTGTGAACAAACTCCGATCAattcagattcacactgtgaatctgattTATTATTATACACACTGTGAATTTGAggaggttcacaatgtgaatctgaacaggtttacaatatgaatctgaataagttcacaatgtgaatctgaactaaaATATCGTTTTTTTAATATGAATATGAATCcatgtttaaaaagtacaaaaaatatgaattttgatatattgattaattttttctataaaaaatagaccttaactttttttcattaaagaaaatgaagtgggttttttttcgaaaaaaaaattcgttttttacatatcatcatggatctctatGAAAAGAgggacgaaaaatcgtgaacaacggtatattcggtttttttttttgataaaaaatatggCCTAAAAaattttttaaacgaaaaaaaaatggTGGGTTTTTTTTGTAAAGGgtggattttttggtataatctAGTATGTGTGCGTCCAATGTAAAAGTGTACATTTATTTTTTTAGCCGTTGATCGTTATGATTTCCGATGATcacgattggttccttggttaattatggttctctattgaacctcaccatatatatatatatatatatatatatatatatatatatatatatatatatatatatatatatatatatatatatatatatatatatatatatatatatatatatgttataatgtagatggacaactattgtgcggacgtgtggataatgctattttatgagaattactaagagaatatgttgtttagtaacatgaatacgttcaatctcatagaactattgttattttaatggattctaactaattctaattcattttttttctcatgcatcgtttttcatttattttaattcttacagaatagaactcaataaacatcctgataacattctgacagaatgagaataattaaaaaagtctataataaccttatagacaatTTAATTAGTGGAAATGCTTAACAATTACAATAATTATATAATaatgaacgtattcatattatcaaacaatatattttatTTGTCATTATCACAGAATAGTATTGTCCACACGcccacacaatagatgtcaatccacatttgaacctatctctctctctctctctctctctctctctctttctctctctctctctctctctgtatatatatatatatatatatatatatatatatatatatatatatatatatatatatatatatatatatatatgcttaggttattttgtttctactAAGTATTGTGTGGCTATGAAATTGATTCTGAGCCAATCATTTGGGGTAATTTAAGTatgaattttatatttattaactaattaaaaataatcaatttaatcacataaattttagcataagggtattttggacaattaactatatttacacaAGGAAATTTTCGGaaatttagggataattaattctcttACTTTTTACAATCTAATTTTTTCAAGTAATTCAATATTAATTCTAACGTATTTTTTATAATAACCGaatttattctgttagaatgacatTTTGTTAGAATGTTATATTCTATGAGAATATCAGATCATATCATTTTTCAAACGAAATAACAATATTTTTTGATTGAATGAACTTTTTAagattaacaatttttttttttgatacaaGTTAAATTTTTGTCATtacattttcaaaaaaataaaaatcttaatatattat
The genomic region above belongs to Lactuca sativa cultivar Salinas chromosome 4, Lsat_Salinas_v11, whole genome shotgun sequence and contains:
- the LOC111885708 gene encoding COBRA-like protein 4, encoding MRIIISTCVFLVLCSFSAAFDPLDPTGNITIKWDIMSWTPDGYVATVTMNNFQMYRHIQTPGWTLGWTWAKKEVIWSMVGAQTTEQGDCSKFKANVPHCCKKTPTVVDLLPGVPYNQQIANCCKGGVVAAWGQDPSAAVSAFQVSVGLAGTTNKTVKLPKNFTLLGPGPGYTCGPAKVVPPTTFLTPDRRRKTQALMTWNVTCTYSQFLATKHPSCCVSFSSFYNETITACPTCACGCENKNKCVKSESKLLSVVGVNTPKKDNSPLLQCTRHMCPVRVHWHVKQNYKDYWRAKVSVTNFNYRMNYTQWTLVVQHPNLNNVTQVFSFDYKPLVPYASINDTGMFYGMKFFNDLLMEAGPTGNVQSEVLLQKDQNTFTFKQGWAFPRKVYFNGDECILPPPESYPFLPNSTPKTLIAPLTLFISLCMFLLF
- the LOC111885701 gene encoding protein COBRA; the encoded protein is MDYCFRSLTRFSISTIVLAIILSLFSFTCTEAYDALDPNGNITIKWDIISWTPDGYVAVVTMYNFQQYRHISPPGWTLGWTWAKKEVIWSMMGGQATEQGDCSRYKTTPPHCCKKTPSIVDLLPGTPYNQQIANCCKGGVINSWAQEPNNYASSFQLSVGAAGTTNKTVKPPKNFTLLAPGPGYTCGPAVVGKPSKFVTADGRRVTQAMMTWNVTCTYSQFLAQKTPTCCVSLSSFYNNTIVPCPTCTCGCQNNDTHPGSCVNPNSPYLASVVNGPGKNSLTPLVQCTRHMCPIRVHWHVKLNYKEYWRVKVTITNFNFRMNYSQWNLVVQHPNFDNLTQIFSFNYKPLTPYSTINDTAMLWGVKFYNDFLNQAGPLGNVQSELLFRKDKTTFTFKEGWAFPRRIYFNGDNCVMPPPDAYPYLPNATSRVNFTLFGLLITFLAFFFLFE